From Bacteroidetes Order II. bacterium, the proteins below share one genomic window:
- a CDS encoding TetR/AcrR family transcriptional regulator produces MARTSGTDLRREILDTTRKLLIQDGYQNLSMRKIANAIGYSATSIYLYFENKDNLVHALIDEGMEKMQQLLLGIDNLLTDPLEALRELCARYVAFGLENPEYYEVMFQLHPARMARYPVEKYRKARKNLEVFRDVIEAGQRMSLFREGDALLKATAVWTSLHGLVSLLIAQRVDQQIAPDDLKEHVFDQVVTFVGT; encoded by the coding sequence ATGGCACGTACTTCTGGAACCGACCTAAGAAGAGAAATTTTGGATACAACCCGCAAGTTGTTGATCCAAGATGGGTATCAAAACTTGTCTATGCGCAAAATTGCAAATGCCATTGGATACAGCGCCACAAGCATCTATTTGTATTTTGAGAATAAAGACAACTTGGTTCATGCGCTGATAGATGAAGGGATGGAAAAAATGCAGCAGTTACTGCTTGGTATAGACAACCTTCTGACCGATCCTTTGGAGGCGCTTCGGGAGTTGTGTGCTCGGTATGTAGCATTTGGATTGGAAAATCCTGAATATTACGAGGTGATGTTCCAGTTACATCCTGCGCGTATGGCCCGCTATCCGGTGGAGAAATACCGCAAAGCCCGCAAAAATTTGGAGGTTTTCCGGGATGTGATCGAGGCAGGGCAACGGATGTCTTTGTTTCGGGAGGGGGATGCGTTGCTGAAGGCCACGGCGGTTTGGACCTCTTTGCATGGTCTTGTTTCGCTGTTAATTGCCCAGCGGGTGGATCAGCAAATAGCACCGGATGACCTGAAAGAGCATGTTTTTGATCAAGTGGTAACCTTTGTGGGTACATAA
- a CDS encoding ribosome maturation factor RimP, which translates to MSTIENRILDIVAKILTDFPDIFLVECLIRGKEERYVVDVFLDGDNGIDVEKCAKISRKISRILEEEDFMPRAYVLNVSSPGVTSPLRFPRQYPQHVGRDLAVTLAEEGGSRVIRGKLTEATSEYITLQPPKTEAIRLYYAELISAKVQLPW; encoded by the coding sequence TTGTCAACCATTGAAAATCGCATATTAGACATTGTAGCGAAAATACTAACAGATTTTCCGGATATTTTTTTGGTAGAATGTTTGATTCGGGGCAAAGAAGAACGATACGTTGTGGATGTTTTTTTGGATGGTGACAACGGAATTGATGTGGAAAAATGTGCCAAAATAAGCCGAAAAATTTCTCGGATTCTGGAAGAAGAAGACTTTATGCCCCGCGCCTATGTGCTCAATGTATCTTCTCCCGGCGTCACGAGTCCTCTTCGGTTTCCGCGCCAATATCCACAACATGTTGGCCGTGACTTGGCCGTCACATTGGCTGAAGAAGGCGGAAGTCGGGTCATTCGGGGAAAACTAACCGAGGCGACTTCCGAATACATCACCTTGCAGCCACCCAAAACAGAAGCCATCCGTCTTTACTATGCGGAGTTGATCTCTGCAAAAGTTCAACTTCCATGGTAG
- a CDS encoding serine hydrolase produces MMKTGNSTAQTRYTNNRWSYDKTRKYTIGFVVFMLLFSMGTTLFIYLGKKSPTMQSRLQALSQEMLPSVRSQEWAARQGYREVAQKLTAFIQREMADKKIPGLTISLADGKDIVWARGFGRTDTTQRLLATPESVWRVASVTKLFTAVAIMQLVEKGKLDLDAPLSTYAPEIAFQNPFNKPITIRHLLSHRSGILREPATGSYFDPTTPSLAATIKSLSGTEVYFEPGTSTKYSNAAFTLLGYLIEKVSGQTYKTYIRDHILRPTDMPLSAIDLEPRLKPKMATGYMWRYDGHLFRAPIFDMGIAPAAGLNTTMPDLARFAMMLYRGGVSPSGKQIIQASTLEDMWTPQFTADKNGFGLGFYVSDFSGFKRIQHSGVQYGIATRFYAIPSEKIAVTVSGNLDNSNTVIDRINHYATQLLLALKQKKPLPEPDLTVAIPEAEARPTLGYYQNEKTQQIHVVRWFNKALWFHDGTYYQRIRKATNGGGMITDGRLGYGTTVQFDANTLTFGGQRYLKVPKPSLQVPLRWKEYIGEYGWDHNVLFVFPQNNRLMTRIEWFDDYPMQEEGYDQFSFPNSGLYQSEKIVFTRDKSGKINGVRAAGIYFKRRKIPIQPHLTDGLTFADKDKSVAYIVPQKTQEELLLLAKEGAPKAEVGKRPMDLVQPALLDRTILLDMRYATDRNFMGMRFYDLARAYLQRPAAMALLRVNQKLKEQGLGLMIHDAYRPWYVTKMFWEATPIAQRNFVANPADGSRHNRGCAVDLTLYHLASGVAVEMPSLYDEFSERAAANYPGGTEEQRRYRQILRQAMVSEGFTIMEDEWWHFDYQDWRNYPIGTKRFEEL; encoded by the coding sequence ATGATGAAGACCGGGAATTCCACCGCCCAAACCCGCTATACCAACAATCGTTGGTCCTACGACAAAACCCGCAAGTACACCATTGGATTTGTGGTGTTTATGTTGCTTTTTTCAATGGGAACGACACTGTTCATATACCTAGGAAAGAAAAGCCCGACGATGCAAAGCCGGTTGCAAGCCCTTTCTCAGGAAATGTTGCCCTCGGTACGTTCTCAGGAATGGGCTGCACGGCAAGGGTATCGCGAAGTGGCCCAAAAACTGACGGCGTTTATACAGCGCGAAATGGCCGATAAAAAAATTCCCGGTCTTACCATTTCGCTTGCCGACGGCAAAGATATTGTTTGGGCCCGAGGTTTTGGCAGAACAGACACCACCCAGCGCCTTTTGGCTACGCCAGAATCTGTTTGGCGGGTGGCTTCTGTTACCAAGTTATTTACCGCTGTGGCCATTATGCAACTGGTGGAAAAAGGCAAGTTGGACTTGGATGCACCGCTTTCTACGTATGCACCAGAAATCGCCTTCCAAAACCCCTTTAACAAACCCATTACCATCCGCCACTTACTCAGCCATCGGAGCGGAATTCTAAGAGAGCCTGCTACTGGAAGTTATTTTGACCCTACTACACCTTCGCTTGCTGCAACAATCAAAAGCCTTTCGGGAACGGAAGTTTATTTTGAACCTGGAACCAGTACCAAATATTCCAACGCAGCATTTACGCTTCTTGGTTATCTCATCGAGAAGGTAAGCGGTCAGACATATAAGACCTATATTCGAGACCATATCCTTCGGCCTACCGACATGCCCCTCAGCGCCATTGACTTGGAACCCCGCCTGAAGCCCAAAATGGCGACTGGATACATGTGGCGCTACGACGGCCATCTGTTCCGTGCCCCCATCTTCGATATGGGCATTGCACCCGCAGCAGGGCTGAATACCACGATGCCAGATTTAGCCCGTTTTGCCATGATGCTCTATCGGGGTGGAGTCAGCCCTTCCGGGAAACAAATAATCCAAGCATCCACCCTCGAAGACATGTGGACACCACAATTTACCGCTGATAAAAATGGCTTTGGCTTGGGGTTCTATGTTTCTGATTTTAGTGGCTTTAAAAGAATTCAACATTCCGGTGTTCAGTATGGGATTGCAACCCGTTTTTACGCTATTCCTTCCGAGAAAATTGCGGTTACGGTCTCAGGAAATTTAGACAACAGTAATACGGTCATAGACCGAATCAACCATTATGCCACCCAACTACTGCTGGCGCTTAAACAAAAGAAGCCGCTCCCAGAACCCGATCTTACAGTGGCTATACCAGAAGCTGAAGCACGCCCTACTTTGGGATATTACCAAAACGAAAAAACCCAACAGATCCATGTTGTCCGGTGGTTCAACAAAGCCTTATGGTTCCATGACGGTACGTATTATCAACGCATTCGTAAAGCAACAAATGGCGGTGGAATGATCACAGATGGACGTTTGGGATATGGGACTACTGTTCAGTTCGACGCCAATACGCTCACTTTTGGTGGGCAGCGCTATCTCAAAGTCCCCAAGCCAAGCTTACAAGTCCCTTTGCGATGGAAGGAATACATCGGGGAATATGGATGGGATCATAATGTACTATTTGTCTTCCCCCAAAACAATCGCCTGATGACCCGAATCGAATGGTTCGACGATTACCCGATGCAAGAAGAAGGGTACGACCAGTTCTCCTTTCCCAACTCAGGCTTGTACCAAAGTGAAAAGATCGTTTTTACACGCGATAAGTCGGGAAAAATAAATGGTGTAAGAGCAGCTGGAATTTACTTTAAACGTCGCAAAATACCGATTCAACCCCACTTAACTGACGGTCTAACATTTGCCGATAAAGACAAGTCCGTTGCCTATATCGTACCTCAAAAAACGCAGGAAGAACTCCTTCTTTTGGCCAAGGAAGGAGCACCCAAAGCAGAAGTTGGGAAACGACCGATGGACTTGGTACAGCCTGCATTGCTGGATCGGACCATTTTGTTGGATATGCGGTATGCTACCGACCGTAACTTTATGGGCATGCGCTTTTATGACCTTGCCCGCGCCTATCTACAACGCCCAGCAGCAATGGCACTTCTGCGCGTCAATCAAAAGCTAAAAGAACAAGGGCTGGGGCTGATGATTCATGATGCCTACCGTCCTTGGTATGTCACCAAAATGTTTTGGGAAGCAACGCCTATTGCACAACGTAATTTTGTCGCCAATCCCGCAGACGGATCGCGCCATAACCGAGGCTGTGCCGTGGACCTTACACTATACCATTTGGCATCGGGGGTGGCTGTAGAAATGCCCAGTCTATACGACGAGTTTTCCGAACGCGCCGCCGCCAATTATCCCGGTGGGACGGAAGAACAACGCCGCTACCGACAAATTTTACGCCAAGCAATGGTTTCCGAAGGCTTTACTATCATGGAAGACGAGTGGTGGCACTTCGACTATCAGGATTGGCGCAACTACCCCATCGGCACCAAGCGCTTTGAAGAACTTTAA
- a CDS encoding FHA domain-containing protein yields MISPITAQKLIETLVETMEKAKHPLGEGIFIIPAFYKIRLHSEVVEGLKPIMDQVKSEARRRMDRELTLKNKMAVKRPLFRFIEKLFVGFTNKDQPYRKADHFWTIQIEEALDRDFQPVQIEIEVQFTLPKSEKLSNDPGMATRTYTYYTLDEAESGAKRGHYGTLHYTTPSGEKTTFSLSKTETTIGRRDDHAPNAFADLEVSTHPAVSRLHGAFRYHLMGRYLEYQDRSRQGTKINDRLIEAQAWVKLQDGDRILLADAVLLVLESSS; encoded by the coding sequence ATGATCTCCCCTATAACCGCCCAAAAACTTATTGAAACCCTCGTAGAAACCATGGAAAAGGCCAAACATCCATTGGGCGAAGGGATTTTCATTATTCCGGCATTTTACAAAATCCGCCTACATTCGGAAGTGGTAGAAGGGCTTAAACCCATCATGGATCAGGTCAAATCCGAAGCCCGACGGCGGATGGATCGGGAATTGACGCTAAAAAACAAGATGGCCGTCAAACGTCCGCTTTTCCGGTTCATCGAAAAACTTTTTGTGGGCTTCACCAATAAAGACCAACCCTACCGCAAAGCCGATCATTTCTGGACGATACAAATAGAAGAAGCCTTAGACCGCGATTTCCAGCCCGTGCAAATCGAAATTGAGGTGCAATTTACCCTGCCCAAGTCCGAAAAACTCTCTAACGATCCGGGCATGGCAACCCGAACCTATACCTACTACACCTTAGACGAAGCAGAAAGCGGTGCAAAACGAGGCCACTACGGAACCTTGCATTATACCACGCCTTCCGGTGAAAAAACGACCTTCTCTTTATCTAAAACCGAAACCACTATTGGCCGACGAGACGACCACGCCCCCAACGCCTTCGCCGATCTGGAAGTAAGCACGCATCCAGCGGTCTCGCGCCTGCACGGGGCTTTTCGGTATCACCTGATGGGACGTTATTTGGAATACCAAGACCGTAGCCGACAAGGCACAAAAATAAATGACCGCCTGATAGAGGCCCAAGCGTGGGTAAAACTCCAAGATGGCGACCGGATTTTATTGGCCGATGCCGTTTTATTGGTTTTGGAAAGCAGCTCTTGA
- a CDS encoding alpha/beta fold hydrolase, producing the protein MPQQTSLYVAPNRLPGGYLQTIYPAIFAYSPELPYQRIRIATPDDDFLDLDTVFTRSSCLAVLSHGLEGHSQRPYITEMARALRHNGFDIVAWNFRGCSGEPNRKVFSYHGGATNDLQTVLDHIWRYNHYEQVVLVGFSLGANLTLRYLGDAGATLDRRIKAGIAISVPCDFESSAQTLDHWSRRPFVLNFMRTLRVKIETKARLFPNEISSTGFDEIKTFRQFDERYIAPYFGFNSAQHYWQSVSCKSVLDHIQVPVFVLNAQNDPFLAPDCFPIDTAKKCAGFYLEMPKSGGHNGFPIFSPRLQSFAPIATIGFLSQHFPLLNSCQHLADSRIF; encoded by the coding sequence ATGCCCCAGCAGACCTCATTATATGTTGCACCCAACAGACTACCGGGGGGCTATTTACAAACCATTTATCCTGCCATTTTTGCCTATTCACCCGAACTGCCCTACCAGCGGATTCGGATCGCCACGCCCGATGATGATTTCCTAGATTTGGATACCGTTTTCACCCGGTCTTCTTGCCTCGCCGTCTTATCCCATGGATTAGAAGGCCACAGTCAACGACCTTATATCACCGAAATGGCGCGGGCATTACGGCATAACGGATTCGACATTGTGGCATGGAACTTCAGGGGCTGTTCTGGCGAGCCTAATCGCAAGGTATTTTCCTATCATGGCGGTGCGACCAACGACCTTCAAACGGTTTTAGATCATATTTGGCGGTATAACCATTATGAACAGGTTGTTTTGGTCGGCTTTAGCTTGGGTGCAAACCTCACCCTTCGCTATTTGGGCGACGCCGGTGCTACCTTGGACCGTAGAATTAAGGCGGGCATTGCCATTTCGGTTCCCTGCGACTTTGAATCGAGTGCACAAACATTAGACCACTGGAGCCGGCGGCCTTTTGTCCTGAATTTTATGCGAACCTTGCGTGTGAAAATTGAAACCAAGGCACGGCTGTTTCCAAATGAAATTTCAAGCACAGGTTTTGATGAAATTAAAACATTCCGCCAGTTTGATGAACGATATATTGCCCCCTATTTCGGTTTCAACTCAGCCCAGCACTACTGGCAGTCCGTGAGTTGCAAGTCTGTATTGGATCACATTCAGGTGCCAGTATTTGTACTCAATGCCCAGAACGATCCTTTTCTTGCGCCGGATTGTTTTCCTATTGACACAGCGAAGAAATGTGCAGGCTTTTATCTTGAAATGCCAAAATCGGGTGGACACAATGGATTTCCGATTTTTTCACCTCGCCTCCAGTCTTTCGCTCCGATTGCCACCATCGGTTTTTTATCACAACACTTCCCTCTACTAAATTCCTGTCAACACCTTGCAGACAGCCGTATTTTTTAG
- a CDS encoding 3-hydroxyacyl-CoA dehydrogenase/enoyl-CoA hydratase family protein, which produces MEKRITSDYGRLTRRPFRTAAVLGAGVMGAQIAAHLANTGLEVLLLDIAPKEGPKNAIVENAWKMASKLNPAPLFDKDIEKRIRLGNFDEHFDQIADVEWVIEAVVERMDIKKSVMARIEAATGDHVVVSSNTSGLPIAEMAADCSEAFKRRFLGTHFFNPPRYLKLLELIPTPDTDAAILERISWFGRVHLGKGVVLAKDTPNFIGNRIGVYAMMRASKELENGYTIEEIDALTGPIIGRPSSATFRTADVVGLDTMAHVCRNLYNALEGRADESRDLFSVPRHLEEMIAAGMLGQKTKAGFYKKVGKEIHSLNLQTKQFEPAKPKDLGDLSGIRGGLPAKMKTLWADKGRAGAFFRDVMVDTMAYAARRIPEISDTPLEIDQAICWGFGWEAGPFETWDALGFETVCVEMEARGIVLPDWVAAIRQEGLPGFYQETDGRWAVYIPETGTYRAVPTYVDNLSLNVVKQRAGSLVWKNDEAALLDIGDGVALFEFRSKANALGVQVMEGLRDAIRLVEDGDWRGLVIGNEGKNFSVGANLGEMVMGMMMGDFVTIETMIAQFQNTIQQVYYSTKPVIVAAHQRVLGGGCEMTMASAVPVVSAETYMGLVELGVGLIPAGCGTMRMTAYAAERAPTDFPSDIQTVLRKHFETIAMAKVATSGRQAISFGFLPAHTRVVMHDDRRLFVAKQEVIRLSEEGYLPPPVRNAIKVVGRDGRAQFEAALYQFRQGKYISDYDRYLGSRLAYVMTGGDLSEPTEVHEDYLLELEREVFLSLLGEAKTQARIESILTTNKPLRN; this is translated from the coding sequence ATGGAAAAACGAATAACTTCAGACTATGGCCGTTTAACTCGCAGGCCATTCCGAACAGCCGCCGTTTTGGGGGCGGGTGTAATGGGTGCCCAGATTGCGGCACACTTGGCCAATACCGGCTTAGAAGTCTTGCTTTTGGACATTGCACCAAAGGAAGGCCCCAAGAATGCCATCGTAGAGAATGCATGGAAAATGGCCAGTAAACTGAATCCGGCGCCGCTCTTCGATAAAGATATTGAAAAACGGATTCGGTTGGGTAATTTTGATGAGCATTTCGATCAGATTGCTGACGTAGAATGGGTCATTGAGGCGGTTGTGGAACGGATGGACATCAAAAAATCTGTTATGGCCCGCATCGAGGCCGCAACGGGCGATCATGTGGTGGTCAGTTCGAATACTTCTGGCTTGCCCATTGCCGAGATGGCCGCCGACTGTTCGGAAGCGTTTAAGCGTCGGTTCCTCGGAACGCACTTTTTTAACCCGCCCCGCTACCTGAAATTGCTGGAATTGATCCCAACACCGGATACCGATGCGGCGATTTTAGAACGGATTTCATGGTTCGGTCGGGTACATTTGGGCAAAGGGGTGGTTTTGGCCAAAGATACGCCCAACTTTATCGGTAATCGGATTGGGGTGTATGCGATGATGCGTGCCTCGAAGGAACTCGAAAATGGATACACAATCGAGGAGATTGATGCGCTCACGGGGCCTATCATTGGGCGGCCCTCTTCGGCCACGTTTCGGACTGCAGATGTGGTGGGTTTGGACACGATGGCGCATGTTTGCCGTAATCTCTACAATGCTTTGGAGGGGCGTGCAGACGAAAGCCGTGACCTGTTTAGCGTGCCGCGTCATCTGGAAGAGATGATCGCTGCGGGTATGTTGGGGCAGAAAACGAAAGCCGGATTCTATAAAAAAGTAGGCAAGGAAATTCATTCCCTAAACTTACAAACGAAACAATTTGAACCCGCGAAGCCCAAAGATCTGGGAGATTTGTCGGGAATACGTGGTGGGCTTCCGGCGAAAATGAAGACACTTTGGGCAGATAAAGGGCGTGCAGGGGCTTTTTTTCGCGATGTAATGGTGGATACGATGGCGTATGCCGCACGTCGGATTCCCGAAATTTCGGATACGCCGTTGGAGATAGACCAAGCGATTTGTTGGGGGTTTGGTTGGGAAGCCGGGCCATTCGAGACATGGGACGCGCTGGGATTTGAGACGGTTTGTGTGGAAATGGAGGCGCGTGGCATTGTGCTGCCAGATTGGGTGGCGGCCATTCGTCAAGAAGGATTGCCGGGATTTTATCAAGAAACCGATGGGCGTTGGGCGGTTTATATTCCTGAAACGGGCACGTATCGCGCAGTCCCTACGTATGTGGATAATCTATCGCTGAATGTGGTGAAGCAACGTGCGGGATCGTTGGTCTGGAAAAATGATGAGGCGGCTCTTTTGGATATTGGAGATGGCGTTGCGTTGTTCGAATTTCGTTCCAAAGCCAATGCCCTGGGCGTGCAAGTGATGGAAGGGCTTCGGGATGCGATCCGTTTGGTGGAGGATGGAGATTGGCGCGGATTGGTCATTGGAAACGAGGGCAAGAATTTTAGTGTGGGGGCCAACTTGGGCGAGATGGTGATGGGCATGATGATGGGGGATTTTGTGACGATCGAGACCATGATTGCCCAGTTCCAAAACACGATACAGCAGGTGTATTATAGTACGAAGCCCGTTATTGTGGCTGCCCACCAGCGGGTGTTGGGCGGCGGTTGCGAGATGACGATGGCCTCGGCGGTTCCGGTGGTTTCTGCCGAGACGTATATGGGGTTGGTGGAATTGGGTGTGGGGCTGATTCCGGCCGGTTGCGGAACCATGCGTATGACGGCCTATGCCGCAGAACGTGCCCCGACGGATTTTCCGAGTGACATTCAGACGGTGCTCCGCAAACATTTTGAGACCATTGCAATGGCAAAAGTGGCCACCAGTGGTCGTCAGGCCATTTCATTTGGCTTTTTACCCGCACATACCCGCGTGGTGATGCACGATGATCGGAGGCTGTTTGTGGCCAAACAAGAAGTAATACGGCTCTCGGAAGAAGGCTATTTGCCGCCACCCGTTCGGAATGCGATCAAGGTGGTGGGTCGTGACGGACGGGCACAATTTGAAGCCGCGTTGTATCAATTCCGACAAGGGAAATATATTTCGGACTATGATCGCTATCTCGGTAGCCGTTTGGCCTATGTGATGACGGGTGGTGATCTCTCGGAACCGACGGAAGTGCATGAAGATTACTTATTGGAATTGGAGCGTGAAGTCTTTTTATCGCTCTTGGGCGAGGCCAAAACCCAAGCGCGGATCGAGAGTATTCTTACGACCAATAAACCCCTTCGCAATTAA
- a CDS encoding T9SS type A sorting domain-containing protein, giving the protein MNVSATRQQSAYAWVDAITLPLVDNDAEVLRATLKTKKRGNRYRLAKAIPTKINFSNDGTWVADEKGNRVWRLVLDSPSALGLSLRFDHLQVPEGSIGRFVPLDGKSKQVDIPLQPKANGSFWFPVVNSNAALVELVFPGNEAISGEIGTVYHHFRNNTNNGLNKKASGSCNVDVVCSNANGYPQIDAWRNPIRSVGMLEFEAEDENGDLGIYVCSGALINNTKNNQIPYLLTAQHCIMNETEANSTWVYWNYQSSTCRTLNSTANQTPIDYTTFPYSEGTTLVASWGGENANGTFFGSDFTLLQLEEQPSPSWNLHYAGWERRSFMPFSAVGIHHANGDEKRISFENNAPVQVTFSDNTPGDAFMEVEQWDLGVTEVGSSGSPLFNQAFRIVGQLNSGESECGSNSPTTVVKGPDYYGRLYTSWNGGGTAQTRLKDWLDPLGTAPNNVDGTDATIITANEPDKTLPGGAILKAAYPNPFQSETSFLISIPKTESVQIRWFNAAGQEVKPAVNSMLEAHTEYRVTFDGTNLPNGIYLYQIKGAMFSETGKVVLLR; this is encoded by the coding sequence ATGAACGTATCAGCCACCCGCCAACAATCTGCATATGCTTGGGTAGATGCCATCACTCTTCCCCTCGTAGACAATGACGCCGAAGTCTTACGTGCAACCCTCAAAACAAAAAAGCGGGGCAATCGGTACCGTCTTGCCAAAGCCATTCCAACGAAGATAAATTTTTCCAACGATGGAACTTGGGTAGCAGACGAGAAGGGAAATCGGGTTTGGCGTTTGGTGCTGGATTCCCCCAGTGCCCTCGGTCTCTCCCTTCGTTTCGACCACCTACAAGTACCAGAAGGGTCCATCGGACGGTTTGTTCCATTAGATGGCAAAAGCAAGCAAGTGGATATTCCGCTACAACCGAAAGCCAATGGCTCTTTTTGGTTTCCGGTGGTAAACAGCAATGCCGCATTGGTAGAATTGGTATTTCCGGGTAATGAAGCCATTTCGGGCGAGATTGGAACCGTGTATCACCATTTCCGGAACAACACCAATAATGGCTTGAACAAAAAAGCCTCTGGCAGTTGTAATGTGGATGTCGTTTGCTCCAACGCCAATGGCTATCCTCAAATTGATGCCTGGCGTAACCCCATTCGCTCTGTCGGAATGTTGGAATTTGAGGCCGAGGACGAAAATGGCGATCTGGGCATTTATGTCTGCTCAGGCGCCTTGATCAACAACACCAAAAACAATCAAATTCCTTATTTATTAACGGCCCAACACTGTATCATGAATGAAACAGAAGCAAACTCCACTTGGGTGTATTGGAACTACCAAAGTAGTACGTGCCGGACCCTCAACTCTACTGCCAATCAAACCCCCATAGACTACACCACTTTCCCCTATTCCGAAGGCACTACACTGGTGGCCTCTTGGGGCGGTGAAAACGCAAATGGCACTTTTTTTGGATCGGACTTCACCCTGTTGCAATTAGAAGAACAACCAAGCCCAAGTTGGAATTTGCATTATGCAGGCTGGGAACGCCGGAGTTTTATGCCGTTTTCGGCGGTAGGCATTCACCATGCAAATGGCGACGAGAAACGCATTAGCTTTGAAAACAACGCCCCTGTACAGGTCACTTTTTCTGACAATACTCCAGGAGATGCCTTTATGGAAGTTGAACAATGGGACTTAGGCGTCACAGAAGTGGGTTCTTCGGGCAGTCCTCTATTTAACCAAGCGTTCCGGATTGTCGGACAACTCAACTCGGGTGAATCGGAATGTGGGAGCAACAGTCCCACAACTGTGGTGAAAGGCCCCGACTATTATGGGCGGCTTTATACGAGTTGGAACGGAGGCGGAACCGCACAAACCCGCCTAAAAGATTGGTTAGATCCGCTCGGCACGGCACCAAACAATGTGGATGGAACAGACGCGACGATTATTACGGCCAACGAGCCGGATAAAACCCTTCCCGGCGGTGCTATTTTGAAAGCCGCATACCCCAACCCCTTCCAATCAGAAACAAGTTTCTTGATCTCGATTCCCAAAACCGAATCCGTTCAAATCCGTTGGTTCAATGCTGCTGGACAAGAGGTGAAGCCTGCTGTCAACAGTATGTTGGAAGCCCATACCGAATACCGTGTCACATTTGATGGAACCAATTTACCAAATGGCATTTATCTGTACCAGATTAAAGGCGCCATGTTTTCCGAAACCGGAAAAGTTGTTCTACTACGATAA
- a CDS encoding thiolase family protein has translation MDAYIVSSVRTAVGKAKRGTLRHARPEFMGAEAVKGALAKVPEIKPEMVEDVLMGCAFPEGPQGMNMGRIIAQKAGLPDSVPGATVNRFCSSGLQTIAMAAQAIKSGEADVVVAGGAESMSYVPMGGYYYSPDLELALEMPDTYVDMGNTAENLAVEYGISREEADAFSLASHHKALAAIQSGTFKDEIVPLSFEETLLVDGKRVTRSVVFDTDEGPRASTPQALAKLPSVFRAGGIVTAGNASPVSDGAAATVLVSKRKLEALGLKPMARMVGFAVAGVPAGVMGIGPVPAIKKVLAQTGLSLADIGLIELNEAFSAQALSVIKALGLNSDIINVNGGAIALGHPLGCTGAKLTATLLHEMQRRSVRYGIVSMCIGGGMGAAGVFENLV, from the coding sequence ATGGATGCATATATTGTAAGCAGCGTTCGCACAGCCGTTGGGAAAGCCAAACGTGGAACGCTACGGCATGCCCGCCCCGAATTTATGGGCGCAGAGGCCGTGAAAGGTGCTTTGGCAAAAGTACCGGAAATTAAACCAGAAATGGTGGAAGATGTGCTGATGGGGTGTGCTTTTCCTGAAGGCCCGCAAGGGATGAACATGGGGCGGATTATTGCCCAAAAGGCGGGCTTGCCAGATAGTGTTCCGGGTGCAACGGTAAACCGATTTTGTTCTTCCGGTTTACAAACCATTGCCATGGCCGCGCAGGCGATCAAGAGTGGAGAGGCCGATGTAGTGGTGGCGGGTGGCGCAGAGTCTATGAGTTATGTACCAATGGGGGGCTATTATTATTCGCCGGATTTGGAACTTGCGTTGGAAATGCCGGATACGTATGTGGACATGGGGAATACCGCCGAAAATCTGGCGGTCGAGTATGGTATTTCCCGCGAAGAAGCGGATGCGTTCTCGTTGGCCTCGCACCATAAAGCCCTCGCGGCGATTCAGTCGGGCACTTTTAAAGACGAAATCGTCCCTTTATCCTTTGAAGAAACCTTGTTGGTGGATGGTAAGCGGGTAACGCGGTCGGTGGTGTTTGATACCGATGAAGGACCGCGTGCTTCTACGCCACAGGCCCTGGCGAAACTCCCTTCCGTATTCAGGGCTGGCGGGATTGTGACTGCCGGAAATGCCTCGCCTGTTTCGGATGGGGCGGCGGCTACCGTATTGGTGAGCAAGCGTAAATTGGAGGCATTGGGCTTAAAGCCGATGGCACGAATGGTGGGGTTTGCTGTTGCGGGTGTTCCGGCGGGGGTGATGGGCATTGGCCCCGTTCCGGCCATTAAAAAGGTCTTGGCCCAAACCGGGCTTTCATTGGCGGATATTGGGCTGATTGAGCTGAACGAGGCGTTCTCGGCGCAGGCGTTGTCGGTGATCAAGGCGTTGGGTTTGAATTCAGACATCATCAATGTAAATGGCGGCGCCATTGCACTGGGGCATCCATTGGGCTGTACAGGTGCGAAGCTCACCGCCACCTTACTCCACGAGATGCAACGGCGTTCGGTGCGTTATGGCATTGTGAGCATGTGTATCGGGGGCGGAATGGGCGCGGCTGGGGTTTTTGAAAACCTGGTATGA